CGCAAACGGCCCGGATGGAAAGGTGCGTTCGAGGCGTCGGAGGGAGGTCGCTTTGTCCATAGCGGTCGAGTGCCCGTCGTGTCGAGCGTCGTTCGGGGTCGGCTATGGTCATGCGGGCCGTCGCGGACGTTGCCCGAAGTGCCGGGGAGAGGTCGTCGTCCCCTCGCCGGTCGAGGCCACCGGCCCGCAGGCCGTCGAACTCTTCAACCGATTCTTCATGGACTCGGTCAGCCTGATCCAGCCCCTGCCGCTCCCGCCGGACCTTCCCGCCGCCCCGACCGACCTCAAGGCGGCGAAGGCCGCGCTGGTCGACGCCCGCCGCGACATGGAAGTTCTGCGGGAAGACAACCTCGCCGCCCTGGCGAGGCTGAACGTCCTGGCCCCGCGCGCGTTCAAGGCCGAGGCCGCCCTGCTGATGCTTCGCGCCGGGTGCCGGCTCACGCCCTCGGAATTCCTCCTGCAGGAGGCGACCCCGGTCGCGGCCGAGGCGGCCCTGGCGACGGCCCTCGATGGGATCCGACGGCTCTCCGCGTCGTTCGAGCCCTTCCAGGAGGCCGCCGCACGTCGGCTGGCCATCACGGTGGCGATGCTCCAGGACGACCGCGTCCTCGCACGGGTCAGCGGCGGGCCGACCCGTCGAATCTGCACCCACACCGTCTACCCGACCGCGGCGTATCTCGGCCGTCAGGTCGTCGCGACCCAGTCCGAATTGATGCATGCGAATCAGGTCGTCGCGCAGCTCGCCGTCGTGGCCGTCCGGGCCAAGGGCAAGGCGATGGAAGCCTTCGCCGAGCCGGTGGACAAGGCCTGCCGGAAGCTAGGTCGTCAGCTCGAATCGATCCGCGGCATGCTGGCCGCGACCCGGCACTCGCCCCTGCTCGACGAGGACGGGCCGATTACCCTCGTGGAACACATCTTGCCTCGCATGCCGCGGCACGACAGCCCGGTCGAATTGATGGAAACGGCCGACAGGGTCCAGGAGGCGGTCACCGACCTCCATCGCCACCTGATCGGTCGCCTGGCCGTCGGGGCGGAGGAGGTCGAGAAGGCCCTCGGCCTGGATCCGCTGAAATCGGCGGCGGACTGAGCCGACCCGCCGAAACCCCCCAGGAGCCGCAGGAAATCCGCGAAAAAAAATCGACGAGCGAAGCCAATTCAATACGGCTTCAAGTCCTTGCGAGCCACGGACTTGGGCGGAAATCGCCGTGACCGAACGGACCCGAGCGAAGCCGAGCCCGCGTCAGACCTCGAAGCTCTCGTGGAGGTCGGGGATGTGGACGGGGTTCTTGACGAACGGCTGCATGACGGGGACGAGGGCTTCCATCGAGGGCGGCTCGCCGTGGACGATGAAGCCGTGTTCGATGCCGCCGCCGGTCTGTTCGTACCACCAGGCGAGGTCGTTGCGGTCGGCGTGGCCGGAGAAGCCGTCGAGCACGTAGACCGCGGCGTTCAGGTCGTACCACTGGTCGAGGATCTGCACCCGCTCGACCCCTTCGGAGAGCTTCCGCCCCAGGGTGTTCTCGGCCTGGTAGCTGACGATCACGACGGCGTTGTCGGGCTCCGAGACGATGTGTCGGAGGTGGTGGCGGATCCGGCCGGCCTCGCACATGCCAGACGACGAGATGATGATCAGCGGCCCGCGCTGGTAGTTGAGGCGGCGGGAGTCGTCGAACGACTGGCAGTACTCGACGTACTTCGAGCCGAAGTAGAGGGGGTCCTTGTCCATCAGGGCCCGGGCCTCGGGGGTGTAGGCGTCGGGGTAGTCGCGATGGACCTCGGTGAGGCGGCTGGCGAGCGGGCTGTCGACGTAGACGGGGATCGGCCGCAGCTTGGTGGTGGCGAACAGCTCCTGGAGGCAGTAGACCATCCGCTGGGTGCGTCCCAGGCTGAACGCCGGGATGATGATCTTGCCCTGGAGCCGGATCGCGCGGGCGACGATGGCGTGGAGCTGCTTCATCAGGCGGTCGTAGGGCTCCAGCTCCTTGTCGCCGTAGGTGCTCTCGGAGACCAGGACGTCGACGTCCTTGACGATCGTGGGGTCGGGGAGGAGCCCGGTCTTGCGGCGGCCGAGGTCGCCGGTGAAGACGAACCGGCGGGGCCGGCCTTCCTCCTGGTAGTCGATCTGGACGATGGCCGAGCCCAGGACGTGGCCGGCGTCGTGGTAGGTCAGGATGATCCCGGGCGCGATCTCGCGGGGCTCCGAATAGGGGACCCGCTCCAGCCGCTCGACCATCCACTCGACGTCGAACTGCTCGAAGAGCGGGTCCGGGGCCGCGATGTGGGGCTGGCGGATGTGGGCCTGGCGGACGTCCTCGCGCTGGATCCGGGCGCTGTCGCGGAGCATGATGCTGGTGATGTCGCCGGTGGCCGGGGTGACGTAGATGCTCCCCTTGTAGCCCTGCTTCACCAGGAACGGCAGGCGGCCGATGTGGTCGTTGTGCGCGTGCGAGACCACGACGGCGTCGAGCGTTTGGGGGTCGAAGGCCAGCTGGCGGTTCTGGCTCGCGGGATCGATCCGATCGGAATCGAAGAGCCCGCAATCGAGCAGGATGCGGGAGGATCCGATTTCCAGCAGGTGGGCGCTGCCGGTGACTTGTCGGGTCGCCCCGTGAAACGTGATTCGCAACCCAGATCCTCCTGACGATCGGCCCCGCGGCCGGGCCCGGGGCGAAGGTCCCCGGCCGAGATCGCCGTGATTCGCGTGTGATTTCCATTCTCGAGGAGGCTGAAACGCCGACCGCCCCGCGAGGGAGGCGAGCTTTCGGCCCCGATGGAGCTTGCGCGATCCTCTCGATTTTCCACCCCGCCATCATGACAGGATCTTAGGCCTGGATCAAGCCGGAGCGGATCGTCGAGGCCGTCGCGGCTGCCTCGGAACGGGAGGCCGTTGCCGAAGAACGGGGCGTCGCCCCCCCGGCGGGCCGCCGTCGGGCTCCTTCATCCCGGCCGGAAACGGCGGCGGCGAAGGGAGATCGGGCGACCCCGCGGATTCCCGGCGTTTTCCCTTTCCCGGATCGGGGAATCGGCGCATTGTTTGCTAAGGAGGGCTCGCGGTTCTCATGAGCCCTTCTCGATCGCACCCATCGCTCGTGAAAGGCCGGATCGGCCGCCGAAAGACGTGTTCATTCGAGGGCATGGACGACCCCCCGTTTCGGAGAAATCACGCATGATTTCCGAATCGCACCCCCTCCACCGCATGTTCCGCGGGCTGACGGAATCGACGTTCCTCACCGAGCTCGGCGTGGGCGACCCCTCGCTGGTGGGCTACGTCTCCAACCTCCTCGCCTCGTTCACGCCGACCCAGGCGATGGGCCGGATCCGCGACAAGCAGGGCCGGCCGCTCTTCGAGGTGGCGCGGATCCTCGCCGAGGCCGAGTCGGCCGAGGACGAGGAGCGTCGCGGCGAGTGCCACCGCCACGTCGGCGACTTCACCCTCTTCTGGACGGGCCTCTACCCCGACGCCCTGAAACGCCTCGCCGGCGCCGACTCGGCCGACGGCCTGCTCGACTACCAGCGCCAGGGGAAACGGTCGTACTACCTGGCCAGCACCCTGAGCGCGCGGTGCGACGACCGGCCGGTGCTGCGCCGGCTGAGCGAGCACTTCGAGCTTTGCGCCTTCGGCCTGGCCCGCGTCCGCGAGGAGCTGGACAAGCTGGAGGCCGAAGGGGCCTCGCAGCCGACCGGCCGGACGATCTGGGCCTGAGCCCGGCGGGGGCCGCGGTCCGGGGCTTCCCAGGGGGATCGTCGGATGTCAGAATGAGGGGCCCCGTCCCGTCAGGCGGGCCTCCCTCGTCCCGACTCCGACGATTCGAGCCCGACCCATGGTTCTCCCCCTCGGCGACCTCCACCGGACTCGGATCACGCCGGTCGTGACCTACGCCCTCATCGCGCTCAACGTCGTGATGTACGTCGTCCAGCTCCAGCGCGGCGACGACTTCATGATGGCGCTGGCCTGCACCCCGTGGGAGATCACCCACGCGAAGGACCTCGACGGGCCGGTCCTGCGGCCCGGGGTGCTCGCCGAGGTCCAGCGCCGCGAGGCGAACGGCGAACGCGTCCGGCTCGACCTCCGGGACGTCATCCCCCACGCCCCCAGCCCGATCCCCGTCTGGCTCACCCTCTTCACGGCGATGTTCCTGCACGGCGGCCCCATGCACCTCGCGGGCAACATGCTCTACCTCTGGATCGTCGGCGACAACGTCGAGGAGGTGCTGGGAGGCGTCCGCTACCTGATCGTCTACCTCGCCTGCGGCCTGATGGGGTCGCTGGCCCAGATCGCCGCCGCGCCGAATTCGATGATCCCGACCCTCGGGGCCTCGGGGGCGATCGCCGGGATCATGGGGGCCTACGTCGTCTGGTTCCCCCACAACCAGATCCGCGTCCTGGTCTTCCGTTTCATCACGGTCCTCCCGGCCGCGATCGTCATCGGCGGCTGGATCGCGCTCCAGATCTGGCTGGGCGTCCAGGGGATCGGCAAGATGGGGGAGTCGGGCGGAGTGGCCTACCTGGCCCACGTCGGCGGTGCCCTGACCGGGATCCTCGTCGCCTTCCTCTTCTACGACCGCGCCCAGCAGGTCAAGGCGATGGACGAGTACGGCCAGGGCTGGCAGAGCATCCCGCCCGACGGCTCCTGACGGCCCGCGCCGCACCAGCACGACCCTGGCGGTCCGTGGTCCCACGTCCGCTCCGGGCCCATCTTGCCGGAGCGTGGTATAGTTGGAAGCCGGGCGCTCGGGGTAAACCCTGCCGTGCCCGGTCAGCCGGGTCCGTCGGACGACGCAACGAGCCCAGGAGATTCAGCAACCATGTGCGGCATCGCGGGCGCATTGGATTTACGGGGCCGGCGCGAGTTTCCGGCGGCTCGCCTGCTGGCGATGACCGCGGCGATCGCTCATCGCGGGCCGGAAGACGAGCAGGTCCACATCGAGCCCGGCGTCGCCCTGGGCGCGCGGCGGCTGGCCATCGTCGACCTGGCGGGCGGACGCCAGCCCCTCTGCAACGAGGACGGCACCGTCTGGGTCGCCCAGAACGGCGAGATCTTCGAGTACCCCGAGATCCAGCAGGAACTCCTGGCGCGGGGCCACACACTCTCCACCCGGTGCGACACCGAGCTGTGGGTCCACCTCTACGAGGACCTGGGCCGGGGGATGTTCGACAAGGCCCGCGGCCAGTACGCCGTGTCGCTCTGGGACCGCAAGGAGCGGGCCCTCTTCCTGGGCCGCGACCGGGTGGGCATTTGCCCGCTCTACTACGCCGAGGTCGACGGCTGGCTGCTCTGGGGCTCGGAGATCAAGGCGATCCTGGCCTCGGGGATGATCGACGCCCGCGCCGACCGGCGGGGGATCGACGTCTTCTTCAACACCTTCTGCGCCAGCACGTCGCGGACGTTCTTCGAGGGGATCAACATCCTCTCCCCCGGCCATTTCCTGGCCGTGAAGGACGGGCGGATCGAGACGATCCGCTACTGGGACCTCGACTTCCCCGACGCGGGCGACGAGCGGCGTCTGAAGGACCCGACGCCCCTGATCGACGAGCTGGAGCACCTGATGCGCCAGGCCGTCGAGCGCCGCCTGCGGGGCGACGTGCCGGTGGTCAGCTACATCAGCGGCGGCCTCGACTCGACGGTCGTCCTGGGGCTCAGCTCGCGGCAGCGGGGCTACGCGGTGCCGTCGTTCACCATCGGCCTGAACAAGGCCGGGCCCGACGAGCGCTCGCAGGCCGTCGAGTCGGCCGAGGCGCTGGGCTCGAAGCTGACGATGGTGACGATGGACCGGGCGGACATCATCAACGCCTACCCCGAGCTGATCCGCGCCGCCGAGGGGCCGGTGATGGATTCGTCGGCGGCCTGCCTGATGCGGCTGGCCAAAGCGGTCCACGACCAGGGCTACAAGGTCGCCCTCACCGGCGAGGGGGCCGACGAGGCGCTCGCCGGCTATCCCTGGTTCAAGTCGCAGCAGGTGCGCAACGTCCTGCGGCGGACGGTCGGCAATTGGGCGCCCTCGAAGATCCGCGACGTCATCGTCGGCTCGATGCACGGCGACCCGGCCCACCTGCCCCCGCGGCACGGCTTCCAGGGCGTCCGCACGGCGCAGCAGGACGTCTACGACCTGATGGGCCAGGCTCGCACGTTCCTCTACTCGGGCGCGATGTGGAGCGACCTCGGGGCCTATTCGGCCTACGACGACCTGGACATCAGCAACGAGCGGTTCACCCGCTGGGCACCGCTGAACCAGTCGCTCTACGTCGGCTACAAGGTGATGCTGGCCGGGCTCCTGCTCCACGGCAAGGGGGACCGGGTGGCCATGAACTCGTCGGTCGAGGCCCGCTACCCGCTGCTCGACGAGGACGTGGTCGCCTTCTGCGCCTCGATCGCCCCCGAGTACAAGCTCAAGGGACTGACCGACAAGTGGATCCTCCGCCAGGTCGCCGCGCGGACGCTCCCGAAGAAGATCGCCAACCGGCCCAAGACCATGTTCCGCGCCAGCCGCTCCGAGGCTTTCTTCGACGCCGGCCGCCCCGCCTGGGTCGATCAGCTCCTCAGCCCGGAGTCGCTGCGACGGACCGGTTACTTCGACGTCGAAAGCGTCGCCCGCGAGGTCGCCTCGCACGGCCGGTTCCCGAAGTTCACGCCCAAGCGGATCATCATGGACCTGAGCCTGACCTGCGTGGCCGCCACCCAGCTCTGGCACCACACGTTCCTCGGCGGCGGCCTCTGCGAACTGCCCACGTGGACGCCCCCTCGATCGGCCTCCGCGGACCTGCCCGACGGCCTGGACGCGACCTCATATCACGGGGCCGTCGCCTCGGGCGTCTGAGGATCGGCCGGAAACGACGAGAGCCGCCGCGCGACCCTTCAGGCGTCGCGCGGCGGCTCTTTTTGACTCATCCCCGTGGGAGCTCAGTGCGTGCGGCGGATGTGGGCCGCGACGCCGCAGAGGGCCAGGCACCACGAGACGCCGTAGATCGCGTAGGCGTAGGGGTCGAACGTGGCCATGAGCAGGCCCGTCCCCCACATCTGGACCGCCGGGATGAAGAAGAGGGGGCTGAACAGCCAGGCGAGCGACGCGAAGAAGAACGTGCTCAGGGTGCACCAGACGGCCTTGAACCAGGGATGCTCGATCCCCACCAGCGAGTTCAGGCTCACCACGTTGAACGACAGGATCAGGAAGGTCGTCCAGAGCTTGGCCACCAGGTTGACCGCGGCGTTGCGGCGGATCCAGTGCCGTCCGGCCAGCAGCCGCATCGCCACGAAGACGGCGACCAGCTCGACGAACCAGATCGCCAGATAACGCAGGTCGCGGCGCGAGACCGGCTCGGCCAGCACCTGGCAGACCACGAACGCGGTCAGGTGGACCACGCCGACGCCCATCAGGGCCCGGGGCCAGCGCGGGTCGGCCAGCTCCCGGCTCATGTCCTCGCGAAGGGCCGCCCGCCAGCCCTCCAGCGTGGCCGCCGAGCCCTCGACGGGACCCCAGGCCGACGCTTCGTCCGACGAGCCCTCCTGCAAGGCGAGCCCGCCGTTCGCCCTGCGGGCGTTCGTCTTCTGCCGGGAAACCACGGCCATGTTTCTCTCCCTATCGCTCCATGATTCCGCCCGGCGACGTCGCCGACCCGCTCCAGATCCAGCCTTAACTCTAGCCGATGGTGTGATAAGATAAGATGGATGCGGGAAATAAACCGTTGTCGATTATACTGGGTGGATGGAATGAATCAGCTGGAAAGCCAGGACGTCTCGTCCTCCTCGGCGTTCGAGACTGAGGCGGACTGGAGCTGGGACCGGACGCACCGCGCGCTGGTGCCCTTGCTGAGGGCCGACGACCACACCAACATCCGCTACCTGTTGGGCGAGTACGCGGGGCTGCTGTCCGCGCTGGCGGGATGCGTCTGGGCGTATCGCGCGTGGAGTGCGGGCGGGTTGTCGAACTTGGCGTTCGCCGGGCTGGCGGCGTTGGGCGTCGTGGTCGTGGCGGTGTTCCAGCACCGCCTGTCGGGGCTGGGGCACGAGGGGTCGCACTACGCCCTCTTCCGGAACCGGCTGGCGAACGAGCTGGCGTCGGACCTGCTCTGCATGTTCCCGCTGATGGCGATGACCCAGCGGTTCCGGGTCACCCACATGGGGCATCACCAGTTCCTCAACGACCCCGAGCGCGACCCCGACGTCGCGCGGCTGCATTTCGACGGCGACCGATATCCATTCCCGATGCCGCGGCCGCGGTTCTGGTACCGCTACGTCGTGCTCTCGGCATGGCTGCCGTCGCTCGTCCGCTACCTGTACGGCCAGGCGAAGAACGCCAACGTGACGATGGGGCTGCGGGAGCCGAAGGCGCCGTATCGGTTCAAGGTGGGCCGCTGCCTTCGCGGCTCGTACTGGCTGCCGATGCTGAGCCTCGTCCACGTGACGGGCTCGTGGCCGATCTTCTTCCTGTTCTGGGTGCTGCCGCTGGTGACGGCCTATCCGTTCCTGATGCAGCTCCGCGAGATCGCCCACCACAGCAACGCGCCGACGGACGGGGAGTTCGCGCACTCGCGGAACTTCCACTGCAGTCCGATCTTCAACTTCTGCGTCTTCCCGTACGGCCAGGACTACCACCTGACGCACCACGTCTTCGGCCTGATGCCGCACTACCGGCTGGCCGAGGCGCACCGGACCCTGCAGAACTACCGTCCCTACCGCGAGCAGGCTGTCGCCTGCTACGGCTATTTCTTCCGACGCTGGGGGAAGCCCGGCCCGACGGTCCTGGACGTGCTGGCCGACCGCCGGACGCTCGCCGGGCCCCACGCGGCCCGCGCCTGATCGGGCGGACCGATCGGCGCGGGGCCGGTTCCGTCGGGTCAGGGCGTGGCCGCGCCGACCGGCTCGACCTTGAGTTCTTTCTTCTTGACCTTGGCCCCGAGGCCGGGCTCGAAGAAGGACGTGGTCAGGTGGTAGGAGAGGCCGTCGACCTCGTACTCCAGGTCGGCGAAGACGGCCTTGCCGCCCGACTCGGGCGCGGTGACGACCGCCGAGACGATCGCGCCGGGCTCCAGCGGGCTGCTGGTCCACTTGGACTCGCGGAAGTCGCGGTTCTTGGACTCGGCGCTCCAGAGGCGGGCCGACTTCGGCGGCGGGTCGGCGCTGACCTTCAGCGTATACTGGTTCTTCGCGGCGGGCTCCAGCTTCCAATCGAGCTTGGGCATCGGTCGGCCGGTCACGCTGCTGCGGAAGAAGGCGCCCAGGCCGTTGAAGACCCAAGAACGGTCGCCGTCGAGGCCGTGGCCGGCGTTGGGCAGCTCCATCAGGTACTTGGGGCCGACGAGCTCGTCCCAGTACAGGTCGAGCGCGTTGAGGGTCCAGTAGCGGTCGTTCGTGCCGTTGAGCAGGAACTTGGGCTTCTTCGCCAGCCGCTCGCGGAACGTGAAGGGGTCGACCATCTGCCAGAGCTTGGTGCCGGGGCCGGTCTTGACCTCTTCCATCAGCCCGCGCTTGACGTAGTCGTCGATCTGCTCGCTG
The DNA window shown above is from Paludisphaera mucosa and carries:
- a CDS encoding MBL fold metallo-hydrolase; the encoded protein is MRITFHGATRQVTGSAHLLEIGSSRILLDCGLFDSDRIDPASQNRQLAFDPQTLDAVVVSHAHNDHIGRLPFLVKQGYKGSIYVTPATGDITSIMLRDSARIQREDVRQAHIRQPHIAAPDPLFEQFDVEWMVERLERVPYSEPREIAPGIILTYHDAGHVLGSAIVQIDYQEEGRPRRFVFTGDLGRRKTGLLPDPTIVKDVDVLVSESTYGDKELEPYDRLMKQLHAIVARAIRLQGKIIIPAFSLGRTQRMVYCLQELFATTKLRPIPVYVDSPLASRLTEVHRDYPDAYTPEARALMDKDPLYFGSKYVEYCQSFDDSRRLNYQRGPLIIISSSGMCEAGRIRHHLRHIVSEPDNAVVIVSYQAENTLGRKLSEGVERVQILDQWYDLNAAVYVLDGFSGHADRNDLAWWYEQTGGGIEHGFIVHGEPPSMEALVPVMQPFVKNPVHIPDLHESFEV
- a CDS encoding rhomboid family intramembrane serine protease, yielding MVLPLGDLHRTRITPVVTYALIALNVVMYVVQLQRGDDFMMALACTPWEITHAKDLDGPVLRPGVLAEVQRREANGERVRLDLRDVIPHAPSPIPVWLTLFTAMFLHGGPMHLAGNMLYLWIVGDNVEEVLGGVRYLIVYLACGLMGSLAQIAAAPNSMIPTLGASGAIAGIMGAYVVWFPHNQIRVLVFRFITVLPAAIVIGGWIALQIWLGVQGIGKMGESGGVAYLAHVGGALTGILVAFLFYDRAQQVKAMDEYGQGWQSIPPDGS
- the asnB gene encoding asparagine synthase (glutamine-hydrolyzing), with the translated sequence MCGIAGALDLRGRREFPAARLLAMTAAIAHRGPEDEQVHIEPGVALGARRLAIVDLAGGRQPLCNEDGTVWVAQNGEIFEYPEIQQELLARGHTLSTRCDTELWVHLYEDLGRGMFDKARGQYAVSLWDRKERALFLGRDRVGICPLYYAEVDGWLLWGSEIKAILASGMIDARADRRGIDVFFNTFCASTSRTFFEGINILSPGHFLAVKDGRIETIRYWDLDFPDAGDERRLKDPTPLIDELEHLMRQAVERRLRGDVPVVSYISGGLDSTVVLGLSSRQRGYAVPSFTIGLNKAGPDERSQAVESAEALGSKLTMVTMDRADIINAYPELIRAAEGPVMDSSAACLMRLAKAVHDQGYKVALTGEGADEALAGYPWFKSQQVRNVLRRTVGNWAPSKIRDVIVGSMHGDPAHLPPRHGFQGVRTAQQDVYDLMGQARTFLYSGAMWSDLGAYSAYDDLDISNERFTRWAPLNQSLYVGYKVMLAGLLLHGKGDRVAMNSSVEARYPLLDEDVVAFCASIAPEYKLKGLTDKWILRQVAARTLPKKIANRPKTMFRASRSEAFFDAGRPAWVDQLLSPESLRRTGYFDVESVAREVASHGRFPKFTPKRIIMDLSLTCVAATQLWHHTFLGGGLCELPTWTPPRSASADLPDGLDATSYHGAVASGV
- a CDS encoding fatty acid desaturase family protein yields the protein MNQLESQDVSSSSAFETEADWSWDRTHRALVPLLRADDHTNIRYLLGEYAGLLSALAGCVWAYRAWSAGGLSNLAFAGLAALGVVVVAVFQHRLSGLGHEGSHYALFRNRLANELASDLLCMFPLMAMTQRFRVTHMGHHQFLNDPERDPDVARLHFDGDRYPFPMPRPRFWYRYVVLSAWLPSLVRYLYGQAKNANVTMGLREPKAPYRFKVGRCLRGSYWLPMLSLVHVTGSWPIFFLFWVLPLVTAYPFLMQLREIAHHSNAPTDGEFAHSRNFHCSPIFNFCVFPYGQDYHLTHHVFGLMPHYRLAEAHRTLQNYRPYREQAVACYGYFFRRWGKPGPTVLDVLADRRTLAGPHAARA